The sequence GGCTGCTGCAGCAAGCCTTACAGCTGGAATTTGCGACGATCCCGACCTATCTGTCGGCAGTTTTCAGCCTGACGACCGCAAATACCAAGATCTCCGAGTTGATCCTGCGGGCGGCCATTGAAGAGATGCTTCATATGACCGCGGTGGCTAATCTCATGAACGCCATTGGCGTCGCGCCCGACATCGTGTCCGCGGTGCCCGACTATCCCTGTCAGCTGACCATTCTTGACCCGCCGCTCAAGCTCGATCTCCGTTCTTTTTCGTATGATCTGGTCAAAGATCTTTTCATGCAGATCGAAACGCCGGAGGATCCAGTCCATTTTCCAATGGCCCTCGCCGCAGGTCGGCCTAGAACGATCGGGCAATTCTATGAGGGCATCATCGAGATCATCGATCGTGACACCATTCCCGGATTGTTCGATCACGCCACGCGCGATGCGTACAAGCAAAGGGAGGTCGTTCCGAATTTCAGGCCGATCGCCTATCTCAGCAACCAGGACACCCACGCCTACCCGCTGAAGAACGACATCAACTTCAGGATCACGGACAAGGCGTCCGCCGTCCGGCATCTGCGCTGGGTCGTCGGTCAGGGCGAGGGGACGGCCCCCTTCGACCCGCTCACCGCCGAAGGCATTCCCGCGCACTTTTACCGGTTCGAGTCGATCATCAAGCAGCGTTTTCTCATCAAGGACGAAAGGGTCAAGACACTCGGATATTCCTTTTCGGGCGGCGATCTGCCGTTTGACGAGGGCGGCGTGCACGAATTCCGTACCAACGCCAAAACCGCGGACTTTGAGGCCTATCCAACCGTCCGCCGGCAGATGAAGCGTTTCAACGATTACTACGCCAGCATGATCAACGCATTGCAGCAGGCCTTCAACTGCCCGTCCCCGGAGCAGCAACCGCAGGCGAAGGCGGCCTATGACGACGCGATGGCGACCATGCAGACCATGCCCAACCAGGCCTCAGCGATCATTCAAAACGCGAAGCAGAAAAATGTAATGGCCGGCATTCCATTCGAGTTCACCAAGCCGCCGATCTCCTGACGGCGTCCGTCGATAGGCGTCCCCAAACCGGAGGTATGAATTGATGGCATTCCCAGACGATCTGACAGGTGTCGCAGCCTTTAAGATTCATCCGGCCATCGGCTGTGCCCGGCTGGCCAGCAACAAGGATTATTACGAGTTCTTCGAGCAAGAGAAAAAGCGGGAGGCCGACCCGCAAAGCGTAAAGTACATGTCGCTGCGTGACGGCAAGCACTGGATCATGCGGCAGGCGGTGAGGTTCAGGATATTCGCGTACGACAACCAGGGCCGCGAGATCGGGGAATTGACGGGCGATATCATGACCAGGCTGGGGCTACGCGCGACCTGGACCGCGAATGTAGCCAATCGGAAGCTCAACGTCTGGTCCCAGGGAGCAACGCCCGCGGTCGAGGCGCAGGCTTCCGCCACCGCTGGTGAGAGCAAGCGCCTTGAGGGCGACAATCCTTGGCGCCCGGGCAAGGTCTGGCTCGGGGACATCACGGGCGATGGCCTGTTCATCCCGCCCATGGGCGGGGCGTACCGAAAGACCGCCGACACCTCTATTCCGCCCTACGGTGCTCATCGGAACGACAATGGCATCCTGGACACCACATCCGATGGCTCGATTAATGTCAGCCTGGCCGGCGCCGGCAACATTCCGATCGTGCCCGCTTGCGTCATCGTCGCCCCGCAGGATCATTCCCCCGACGTGGGCCCGGGCCAGATCGACAATCTACAGAACAAAGATTTCGTGAAGCAGACGAGGACGCTTCTGAACATTCCGCAGAATGCCAGCCTTACCGGGGTCGGCTATGCCATGGACATCGCGATGATGAAAACCATGAATGCCGATTACAACCCGGGCATGGAAATCTGCCTCGACGGAGGACCCGCGTTGCGCAATCCCGCCAGCGCTTTCTTTCCGCGAGGACAGCAGTACATCGACGACAACGAGATTCGGCCGAGCTATGCGACCGCAAAGCCGGGTCAGCTAACCGCGGGACTTTGCTCGGCCTGGCAGACCGATCTAAGCGCCTGCCTGAACTACTGGACGTCGACCTATCCCAATCATGTGTCATTCCCCGATACGGAACCGGAGACACGGGTTCTGGCGCGAAAGCAATTTGCAGCCGCTGGCCCGCGTATCAACAACCCCGATTGGCTCAACGCCAACATTGACATGATGGAAATCGCCCGCGACGTCGAGAATGATATCAACTTCCTGCACGGGACGGAGCGGGACGCCAATGACACCGCCGGCGACGAACCGGTGGCGCCATTCCCGGTGGAAGCCGTGCAGCTGCCGCCGGGAGCGTAGCGATGGCGATCGCCGGCCCCGTCGAGGAGATCGATCGCCACGCTCACACGCGGCCGCGCTCGGCAAAGCTCCATTTCTTCGAAAGTGCGGTGGGCCACTTCGCTCTCGACGTCGAGAGCGGAACTATCCATCCGCTGCCCGCGGCGCACGCCAACGTCCTGGACGCAACGTTGCGTCTGGGGGACCCCAATCGCGCCGAGTTGGCGGCTCTCGCATTCGGTATCGCGACCCCGGCGGCGATGCAGACCGGCGCGCCGGCAAGCGTGCCCGTGAAGGCCATATCACTCGCGGTCGCGCAGACGTGCAACCTCGGCTGCACCTATTGCTATGCGCAGCAGGGAACATTCGGCGGAGCGGCAGGCAGTATGCCCCCCGACGTAGCGAGAGCTGCGATCGACCGGCTGGTTGGCGAGGCCGCTTCAGGCGAAAGCCTGACCCTGGCGTTCATGGGCGGAGAGCCGCTGGTCAACCGGAAGACGTTGCACGCTTCGACCCGGTATGCCGCTGCCGCTGCCGCCGCGCGTGGCATCCGGATCGGCTTCGCCATGACGACGAATGCCACCTTGCTAAACGACGAGGACATCGCGCTGTTTAAGGAATACGGCTTCATATTGACGATAAGTCTGGACGGCCTGCAGGCAACGCATGACAACCTGCGTCCGTATCGCTCAGGCAAAGGCAGTTTCGAGCAAGTTGCAAGGAATGTGAAAGCGCTTCTGGCCGCGGAGGAACGGCGCTATCGCGTATTGGCGCGCGTCACCGTGACGCCGAAAAACCTAGATCTCCCCGAGATTATGGTCGGTCTGCTGGACATGGGCTTCGACGCCATCATGTTTTCGCCCATGCTCAGCGCGCCCACCGGCGAGGACGAGATGGACACTGCTGACCTCGATCAATTGCTCGCGCAATTGATCAGGTGTGGCGACAACTTTCGTGACACCTTGCGACAGGGCCGCATCCTGCCGTTCTCGAACATCATCACGACCCTTCAGCGCATCCACTACCAACAGCGGGATCAGTATCCCTGCGGCGCCGGCGGCGGATATATGGGCGTGTCCGCGAAAGGCGGACTGTATGCCTGCCATCGCTTCGTCAATGACGAGGATGGCCTGATGGGCGATGTGTTCACCGGCGTGGATCAGGTCAGGCAGTCCAATTGGCTCGACAGCCGCCACCTTCAGAAGCAATCCCCCTGCGGCACGTGCTGGGCGCGCTACCTCTGCTCTGGAAGCTGCCACTACGAGTCGATCAAGCGCGGGCGGCCGGCCTGCGACTACATTCGCGGGTGGTTGAACTACTGCCTTGTCCTTTACACTGAACTGTTGCGGACCAATCCAGAAAGTTTGAGGCGTATCATGACGATCCATTGATTTCTCTTGCTTCGGACAAAGCATGGAATTTGTCGCCGAGCATGATGTCGTGATCCTGGGGGCCGGGCAGGCGGGAGCCTCGGCCGCTATCCGGCTGGCGCAAATGGGCCTCGACGTTGGGCTGCTCGAGCGCCTTCAATTTCCGCGCGGCCATGTCGGCATCTGCATATCGGATGAAACGGTCGCGCTGATCGATTACCTCGGCCTTGGCCGCGAGTTCGACGATGCGCAGTTCTGGCGCCGCCATCTCACGGCCGTGCGGTGGGGAGACCCAGAGGCAAGGCTCGTTCCGCAACAGGGATACCATGTGGATCGCGCCGTGCTCGACGAACTCATGTTGCGCCGAGCACGTTCGGTGGGCGCGAGGATTTATCAGCCGGCTCAACTCCAGGAAGTGAGGCGGCTGGAGGATTTTGGCTGGAGCGTAACGATCGCTGCCAACGAGCGACGACAGCGCCTGAAGGCGCAATTCATCGTCGACGCAGCCGGACGGCGCCCCGCCATCTCAGGCGCGCGCATCAAGGATGGCCCACCGCTGGTATCGATCCATGCGAACTGGGCGCCTTCGAGGACGATCGCGTTCGACGGATTGATCGAAGCCGGGGAGGATGCCTGGCTCTGGTACGCCCAGACGGGGCACAATCAGGCGGTGGTATCTGTCTTCTGCGATCCGCGCAGCCTCAGAGCAGGCAAGGCAGACGGCATGCAAGCGCAGTACGCCGGCGTGCTCCGGCAATTCCGCGCTTTGCGGCCGCAGCAATTGGGAGAACAAAGTTCCGTTCCGCAAGTCTGCGATGCTACCAGTCACCACGCCGAGGATCCCGTCGGCGACGGTTACATCCGGCTCGGGGATGCGTGTTTCAGCGTCGACCCGCTTTCGTCGCAAGGCGTCCATCTGGCATTGCAGTCGGGCCTGCAAGGCTCAATCGTCGTCAATACCATCCTGAGAAAGCCGGAAAACACCGAAGCAGCCCAGCAGTTCTTTTTAATGCGGACCGGGGAGCGGATCGGTCGTTATACAGGCAGGACGAAGCAGGAATATGCGCGCGTCGCGGCCATCTATCCGAACGCATTCTGGCGCGCGCGTGCGGGCGATGCCTCCGTTCCAATGGCCGGCGACCTCGATTCAATTGTGGAATCGCCGCCGCGCGCAGCATCCGACCGGGTCGCCGTCTCGCCCGATGTCTCGCTCGGCGCAGCGCCTGTGATCGATGGCGTCTTCGTGCAGGTCCGGCAGGTCGTCAGGCACCCCAATATCAACGGTGACGTTGCTTACGTCGAGGGCGTCGATTTGGCTCGCTTGCTTTCGGCTCTGCCGCAGCGGTTCGCGTATTGCGACATTCCCAAGTTTTGGCGAGATCACGTTCCGTCGGCTACCGGCGACAGGATCGCGTCATGGCTATGGAGCAAGAACGTCCTCGTGCGCGCCGTCTAAGAAACGGAAACTCACCGCGCAGCCGTCGCGATCTGCTCGTCAAAAGCCGCGCGCTGGGCAGCTTCCGCAGGCTGCCACCTCGTCTATCGATGCCCAGGATCGCGCCGACCAGACCCGCTCTCCCGAAAAGGAACAAGCAGAGCAAACTCGACGAAAGTGAAACGAGCACCTTACCTTCCGAAAAGGCTTTCCATCCCAACCGCAGTAGCGATCGCTGAGGAGACAGTTGCGCATCGCTTTCGCGTGTATTATATTGCTATAGGTTATTTAGATTGTGCGTGGCGGAAGCCCCAAGGCTCCCCCCCGATGTTTCAAATCGCATCTCGAAGCTTTTCGGCTAACGAAATAGCGTACCTTTTCTGCGGGCCAGAGAGGAACGGCTATGAATTCCAGTTATCGGATTGCTCATTGCGATGACCTGCAACGCAGCAGCGGGGCGGCCGAATACAAAAATTACCGGATATTCCAGTATGTGCGATGCAACGGTTGCAGTCGTCGTATCAGGGGAGATTGCCGCAAGCGATGAAAACCGGGCTTGTGTCTCAAGAATTGCAAGAAACTCGCCCGGGAACCGCAAAGCTTCAGAGCAATGTCTCTGATCATTCCTGAGGTGAGCCATTACTCTTTAGCCTTCGATCTAGACCGATTAGGTGGGAACTCCATTCAATTAGGAGGGATTCATGGCGAAGCGATCGACACGCCGAACCGGTGAGCAGGCTACAGCTACGCAACGCCTCGGCACCGTGGTGCGGTTTACGCCACAGGCGGCCCGCACGGGTGTCAGACAGCTCGAAGGAAGTGGTTTTCGCGTGGCATCATCGAAGGATTTCCGCTCAGCTAACGCAGTGCCAAATGACTTCGATGGCGCTGATGTACAGTACTTCGAGCGCTTCGGAATCGCCATCGTCAGGCGGGACGGCGAACGGTTGAAGCCCATGGTGGAAAAGGCCATGCAGCATAAAACCGTAAGCTCCGTTCGGCCCGAGCGGACGTATCGCGCTCTTGGTGCAGCCGGAATGCAACGCGCCGAGATTGGGCGAGCGTCATTCGCTGGCCTCGCCACATTGGATCAGGATTACCTACGAGGCTACCGCGACGGCATTAATGAGTTGGTTGATCGCCTGCTGGGCAAGGACGTGGTGGAGGGCGAGCTGGCGGCCGTGCCGCGGGTTGACGAGACAGCGGCCACGTGGGGATTGCAAGCGACCAGAGTCATTGGCAGCAGTCTGACGGGCGCCGGCATCAGGGTCGCGGTACTCGATACCGGCTTCGATCACACTCACCAGGATTTCGTCGGTCGTGCCGTCACGAAGAAGCTGTTTGCGAGCCGCAGTAGCGAAGATGATATGGTCGGCCATGGCACACACTGCATCGGTACCGCTTGCGGTCCGATGCGTCCGACCACGGGCCCGCGCTACGGCATTGCCTACGAGGCGGAAATCTACGCCGGAAAAGTCCTGGGTGACGACGGTTTCGGCACCGATCGCTCGATCATCGCCGGCATGGATTGGGCGCTGGATCAGAACTGCCAAATCATTTCGATGTCGCTCGGCGCCACGACGCGACTTGGAGACCAGCCAAGCGACGATTACGAGCAGATCGGACAGGTCTGTCTGGACGCAGGGACACTGGTGATCGCCGCCGCCGGCAACGACAGCACACGTCCACAGCGGATCGCCCCACTCGGTTCGCCGGCAAATGCGTCCACGATTATGGCGGTGGCGGCCGTGGATAATGCCTTCCGCATTGCCTCGTTCTCGTGCGGTGGAATGAACCCCAACCAAGACGTCGACATTGCCGCACCTGGTGTTGCCATACTTTCGAGCTTACCTGGAAATAAGTACGATCGCTGGGATGGAACCAGCATGGCCACTCCCCATGTAAGTGGGATTGCAGCTTTACTTGCGCAGTCCAATAATGCATTTCGAGGCTGGGCGTTGTGGGCGCGCCTGCTCCAGATCTCCAAGCCGCTGCGGTTTCCGCCGCGTGACATTGGTAAAGGATTTGCGCAGGCGCCACCTTCGTAGGCCTCTAATCTGGACGATGTATGAATGGTCGAAAAAGTTGACGTCACGATCCGAATAGAGAAGTCAGAGCAAAATCGAATGGACGAGATCGTCGACGCCCTCAAGGTGAGTGGGCTCGGCGACGTCGAAAGCCATAAGAGGTTTATGATTGTCAACGGTAGCGTCAACGCGGACGGCCTTGCTGAACTCCGCAAGGTGAAGGGCGTTGCGTCGGTTCATCAAGACAGCACCTATAAGACGCAGAAACGTTGAGAAGCGCTGCGTTGCGCCCCCCAACGTGTCGTGACGCAGCTGGGCGATTGCGGTGCTCAGGGACGCCGGCGCCATTGCGAATGCGAGCCGCATGGCTGGATGCAGAGCCACGCCGATAGGTAGGCCCGCGGGAGCTGATTTCAGATCGCTCGGACGGATCGCCGGCCGGCATGTTCATCGACATGGCTGTGCTGCCGCGTTTTCGTCAAGGTGCGAGCAGTGATCCCTGCCCTTTTACCGTCGGCGGATTGAAGCTGACTTGGCACCGTTCTGAACGTCTGGATCCGTTTTGGCGGCTCTGAAAGCAGCAACTCCGCCACTCGCAGGAAGTCCTGGTCCAGTTCCTCTCAGGGTTCAGCCTCGTTATCGTCACGTCTCCGTCGCTGGATCGGCAACGACACATGCGTCGTTGCCCGTGTCCTTCTTAATCACCGCTCCTCCGCTAGCCGCCCAAAGGACTGCGGCTGCGGCGGCATCCGGAACACAGATCCGCACTGAACTCCGTACATTGGAACTTTTGGATGCGGCGGGGTGAGTCCCGTCCTGTAGGACTCCAGGGTCAGGACTTACCCGACCAACGCCGGAAGGTTCTTGGCGGTCAGCTGCGTCGAAGGATAGCCGTCGAACTCCGTTGTGCAGCTGAAAAGACCGTCGTCCTGAGCATTGATCGTCATGCGACCGGTCACGACCGTGAGAGGGGCGACCTCTTCCCAACGGTAGTGAACCCCAGATCGTTGGCCCACCTACCCGCAAGCTCGCGCGCCCCAAGCATTCGTGCTGCCGCGGGAGGATGGTCCTCACTGGAGCACCGGCTGAACGATATGAGTGCCATTCGCATCCTGCAGTCCCATTGAACAAATAGATCGTCTGATCGTTTGCGGCGTTGGCGCTAACGGCCTGGTCCTCTGAGCACGAACGAGGCGATATCCACCTCGACAAGGATTGCCGTCCCTCGCCTCCGCCGCGACTTCGATTGCCGGGCTCCTAGTTGCTCTGCTGGAGCAAGGAAAGGCATCAGCCGATATCGTCGGCCACGACGCTTAGCCGCCAGTCGATCTATCGCATCCGCGACGAGCGCGCCGCTGCGGAAGCATCGCTTGCAAACTGGGGTCCAGAGACGGCTCCTTCATCCGCTCCTGAAGGGATACAGCGCCCCTCCTGGGAGAAAACTTTGTCGAGACAATACTTTGTGTTCGAGGTGATCGCGCGATCCCGACTATCTCCCTCTCCGCGTAGAACCACGAAGGTATATTAGCTGGCGCAATCCGAAGAGCTGCTCTCTGCCAACGAGGTTGCATATGGCGATTGAAAATCATTAAGTTGTTTTGGGTAAGATAGAGCGTGCAGTTATCGTGAGAGAAGAACGCTCGCTGCTCCTGCTCATGGGTCACGCCGCTTATGTATTAAACGTCCTCTCCTATTTTCATGACGCGCAAATCCGCCTTAACTTCAGCTAGATCATCTTGCTTTTCCGTCTGACGATCAGATCATTGATAGTGTCACGTTGCGCGCGCAAGGTGACAAGCTGGTCACGTGGTGCCCGAACGTCAGCAGCAGCAGCAGCAACAACCCGATCTCGTTCCCGCGCAAATTGTTCATGCTGCACCTGCGCCTGCGCCATATCCTCAAGAGCCGCGAGTAAATTAACTGTTTCGGGAATCGCTCTCCGGAGCCCCAGCCTCCGAGGTCAACGCCGCCCCCACTCCTCGACAAACGATCGAGTCCCTCAGA comes from Bradyrhizobium sp. CCGE-LA001 and encodes:
- a CDS encoding radical SAM/SPASM domain-containing protein — translated: MAIAGPVEEIDRHAHTRPRSAKLHFFESAVGHFALDVESGTIHPLPAAHANVLDATLRLGDPNRAELAALAFGIATPAAMQTGAPASVPVKAISLAVAQTCNLGCTYCYAQQGTFGGAAGSMPPDVARAAIDRLVGEAASGESLTLAFMGGEPLVNRKTLHASTRYAAAAAAARGIRIGFAMTTNATLLNDEDIALFKEYGFILTISLDGLQATHDNLRPYRSGKGSFEQVARNVKALLAAEERRYRVLARVTVTPKNLDLPEIMVGLLDMGFDAIMFSPMLSAPTGEDEMDTADLDQLLAQLIRCGDNFRDTLRQGRILPFSNIITTLQRIHYQQRDQYPCGAGGGYMGVSAKGGLYACHRFVNDEDGLMGDVFTGVDQVRQSNWLDSRHLQKQSPCGTCWARYLCSGSCHYESIKRGRPACDYIRGWLNYCLVLYTELLRTNPESLRRIMTIH
- the qhpG gene encoding flavin-dependent monooxygenase QhpG; protein product: MEFVAEHDVVILGAGQAGASAAIRLAQMGLDVGLLERLQFPRGHVGICISDETVALIDYLGLGREFDDAQFWRRHLTAVRWGDPEARLVPQQGYHVDRAVLDELMLRRARSVGARIYQPAQLQEVRRLEDFGWSVTIAANERRQRLKAQFIVDAAGRRPAISGARIKDGPPLVSIHANWAPSRTIAFDGLIEAGEDAWLWYAQTGHNQAVVSVFCDPRSLRAGKADGMQAQYAGVLRQFRALRPQQLGEQSSVPQVCDATSHHAEDPVGDGYIRLGDACFSVDPLSSQGVHLALQSGLQGSIVVNTILRKPENTEAAQQFFLMRTGERIGRYTGRTKQEYARVAAIYPNAFWRARAGDASVPMAGDLDSIVESPPRAASDRVAVSPDVSLGAAPVIDGVFVQVRQVVRHPNINGDVAYVEGVDLARLLSALPQRFAYCDIPKFWRDHVPSATGDRIASWLWSKNVLVRAV
- a CDS encoding LodA/GoxA family CTQ-dependent oxidase, with product MAFPDDLTGVAAFKIHPAIGCARLASNKDYYEFFEQEKKREADPQSVKYMSLRDGKHWIMRQAVRFRIFAYDNQGREIGELTGDIMTRLGLRATWTANVANRKLNVWSQGATPAVEAQASATAGESKRLEGDNPWRPGKVWLGDITGDGLFIPPMGGAYRKTADTSIPPYGAHRNDNGILDTTSDGSINVSLAGAGNIPIVPACVIVAPQDHSPDVGPGQIDNLQNKDFVKQTRTLLNIPQNASLTGVGYAMDIAMMKTMNADYNPGMEICLDGGPALRNPASAFFPRGQQYIDDNEIRPSYATAKPGQLTAGLCSAWQTDLSACLNYWTSTYPNHVSFPDTEPETRVLARKQFAAAGPRINNPDWLNANIDMMEIARDVENDINFLHGTERDANDTAGDEPVAPFPVEAVQLPPGA
- a CDS encoding ferritin-like domain-containing protein; this translates as MATNYSPLTINRHLDARLRSIQTAAIQGDAARQELGGLLQQALQLEFATIPTYLSAVFSLTTANTKISELILRAAIEEMLHMTAVANLMNAIGVAPDIVSAVPDYPCQLTILDPPLKLDLRSFSYDLVKDLFMQIETPEDPVHFPMALAAGRPRTIGQFYEGIIEIIDRDTIPGLFDHATRDAYKQREVVPNFRPIAYLSNQDTHAYPLKNDINFRITDKASAVRHLRWVVGQGEGTAPFDPLTAEGIPAHFYRFESIIKQRFLIKDERVKTLGYSFSGGDLPFDEGGVHEFRTNAKTADFEAYPTVRRQMKRFNDYYASMINALQQAFNCPSPEQQPQAKAAYDDAMATMQTMPNQASAIIQNAKQKNVMAGIPFEFTKPPIS
- a CDS encoding S8 family peptidase; translation: MAKRSTRRTGEQATATQRLGTVVRFTPQAARTGVRQLEGSGFRVASSKDFRSANAVPNDFDGADVQYFERFGIAIVRRDGERLKPMVEKAMQHKTVSSVRPERTYRALGAAGMQRAEIGRASFAGLATLDQDYLRGYRDGINELVDRLLGKDVVEGELAAVPRVDETAATWGLQATRVIGSSLTGAGIRVAVLDTGFDHTHQDFVGRAVTKKLFASRSSEDDMVGHGTHCIGTACGPMRPTTGPRYGIAYEAEIYAGKVLGDDGFGTDRSIIAGMDWALDQNCQIISMSLGATTRLGDQPSDDYEQIGQVCLDAGTLVIAAAGNDSTRPQRIAPLGSPANASTIMAVAAVDNAFRIASFSCGGMNPNQDVDIAAPGVAILSSLPGNKYDRWDGTSMATPHVSGIAALLAQSNNAFRGWALWARLLQISKPLRFPPRDIGKGFAQAPPS